From one Flavobacteriales bacterium genomic stretch:
- the dnaN gene encoding DNA polymerase III subunit beta gives MKFIVSSTALLKQLQNLQGVLASSNTLPILDNFLFEIDGKQLTVTASDLETTITATMPVEAKEKGSVAIPARLLLDTLKAFPEQPLTFSIDPKHHGVELSSEQGKYKMTGFNGAEFPKSPVLEGATSLSLPAGTLAKAINKAIFATGNDDLRPVMSGILFELTEEDIRFVATDAHKLVRYKRTDVQAPKAASFIVPKKPLNLLKAALLGSNTDLSIEFNESNASFRFDNTVLVCRLIDGKYPNYEAVIPKANPNKLTIDRGTFLSAVRRVSIFSNKTTHQVRLHINGSQLNVSAEDLDYANEAREQLTCSYEGEEITIGFNSRFLMDMLNNMESEHVVLEMSAPNRAGILLPGEAGEPGEDVLMLVMPVMLNN, from the coding sequence ATGAAGTTCATCGTCTCCAGCACGGCCTTGCTCAAGCAATTGCAGAACCTGCAAGGCGTGCTCGCCAGCAGCAATACGCTCCCTATCCTGGACAATTTCCTCTTCGAGATCGACGGCAAGCAGCTCACCGTCACGGCCAGCGACCTGGAGACCACCATCACCGCCACCATGCCCGTGGAGGCCAAGGAGAAGGGCAGCGTGGCCATACCGGCCCGACTGCTGCTCGATACGCTCAAGGCATTCCCCGAGCAGCCGCTCACCTTCAGCATCGACCCCAAGCATCACGGTGTCGAGCTCAGCAGCGAGCAGGGCAAATACAAGATGACCGGCTTCAACGGAGCCGAATTCCCCAAGAGCCCCGTGCTCGAAGGCGCCACCAGCCTCAGCTTGCCGGCTGGCACCTTGGCCAAGGCCATCAACAAAGCCATCTTCGCCACGGGCAATGACGATCTGCGTCCGGTGATGAGCGGCATCCTGTTCGAACTCACCGAAGAGGATATCCGCTTCGTGGCCACTGATGCGCACAAGCTGGTCCGGTACAAGCGCACCGATGTGCAGGCCCCCAAGGCTGCCAGCTTCATCGTGCCGAAGAAGCCCTTGAACCTCCTGAAGGCCGCACTGCTGGGCAGCAATACCGACCTCAGCATCGAATTCAACGAGAGCAATGCGTCCTTCCGCTTCGACAATACCGTGCTGGTGTGCCGCCTGATCGATGGCAAATACCCGAACTATGAGGCCGTGATCCCTAAGGCCAATCCCAACAAGCTCACCATCGACCGCGGCACCTTCCTGAGCGCCGTGCGCCGCGTGAGCATCTTCTCGAACAAGACCACCCACCAGGTGCGCCTGCACATCAACGGCAGCCAGCTCAATGTGAGCGCAGAGGACCTGGATTACGCCAACGAGGCGCGTGAACAGCTCACGTGCAGCTACGAAGGCGAGGAGATCACCATCGGCTTCAACTCGCGCTTCCTCATGGACATGCTCAACAACATGGAGAGCGAGCACGTGGTGCTGGAGATGAGCGCGCCCAACCGCGCCGGGATCCTGCTGCCCGGAGAGGCCGGTGAGCCCGGTGAGGATGTGCTCATGCTGGTAATGCCTGTGATGCTGAACAATTAG
- the gldG gene encoding gliding motility-associated ABC transporter substrate-binding protein GldG: protein MSTLGNKRLNDLTELLVGIGIVGLLLFIASFARVRIDLTSEQRYTLTPATQELVRGLEDILYVKVYLTGELPADLKQLERATRDVLDEMRAVSPDHVQYSFIDPSAEPDEKARRAAYDQLQDAGLVFSSIRVKEKGGFSEKIVFPGALVTFREKTVPVQLLKTQLRTPDAEIVARSITNAEYELAAAIRQATTRQRPRIAFVEGHGELSAIETADIANALSAQYDVSRVRIDGRVDALSTKNEGLRYRVNSYEALIVAKPDSVFPDRDRYVLDQFVMNGGRVLWCIDAMDPHLDSLRQRQFSMATARELGIEELLFAYGARLNKDLVLDKSCAPIEIFTQPYGNQRKLERFPWYFEPVSVPQSAHPIVANVDPVHLKFAGTIDTIGVDSVRKTVLLTSSPLSFAQKNPVRVSLSIVEMDQGFERRSTPHLPLAVLLEGKFRSAYFDRIPTDFRTDKDVAFRETSPRTAQLVIADGDVIANRVDAAKGMYYMLGFDRYANAKLYGNREFILNAMNYLLDDRALISIRSRAITLRPLNTDQVDQRRTWWQAVGIGAPLAISLLLGFLYQWYRRSANLRPLRATAHRR from the coding sequence ATGAGCACCCTCGGCAATAAGCGCCTCAACGACCTCACCGAGCTGCTCGTGGGCATCGGCATCGTGGGGCTGCTGCTCTTCATCGCCTCCTTCGCCCGGGTGCGCATCGACCTCACCAGCGAGCAGCGCTACACGCTCACGCCCGCTACGCAGGAATTGGTGCGGGGCCTCGAGGACATCCTCTATGTGAAGGTGTACCTCACCGGTGAGCTGCCCGCCGACCTGAAGCAATTGGAGCGTGCAACCCGCGATGTGCTCGACGAGATGCGCGCCGTGAGCCCGGACCATGTGCAGTACAGCTTCATCGACCCCAGCGCGGAGCCTGACGAGAAGGCACGGCGCGCGGCGTACGATCAATTGCAGGACGCCGGGCTCGTGTTCAGCAGCATCCGCGTGAAGGAGAAAGGGGGCTTCAGCGAGAAGATCGTATTCCCCGGCGCGCTGGTCACCTTCCGCGAGAAGACCGTGCCCGTGCAATTGCTGAAGACCCAGCTGCGCACGCCCGATGCGGAGATCGTCGCCCGGTCCATCACCAACGCCGAATACGAGCTGGCCGCCGCCATCCGCCAGGCCACCACGCGGCAGCGCCCGCGCATCGCCTTCGTCGAAGGGCACGGCGAGCTGAGCGCGATCGAGACCGCCGACATCGCCAACGCCTTGAGCGCGCAGTACGACGTGAGCCGCGTGCGCATCGATGGCCGCGTGGATGCGCTGAGCACCAAGAACGAGGGCCTGCGCTACCGCGTGAACAGCTACGAGGCGCTGATCGTGGCCAAGCCCGACAGCGTGTTCCCGGACCGCGATCGCTACGTGCTCGACCAGTTCGTGATGAATGGCGGCCGCGTACTCTGGTGCATCGATGCGATGGACCCGCACCTCGACAGCTTGCGGCAGCGCCAGTTCAGCATGGCCACGGCGCGCGAGCTGGGCATCGAGGAACTGCTCTTCGCCTATGGCGCGCGCCTGAACAAGGACCTGGTGCTCGACAAGAGCTGCGCGCCGATCGAGATCTTCACGCAGCCCTATGGCAACCAGCGCAAGCTCGAGCGCTTCCCGTGGTACTTCGAGCCGGTGAGCGTACCGCAGAGCGCGCACCCGATCGTGGCGAATGTGGACCCGGTGCATCTGAAGTTCGCCGGCACCATCGATACCATCGGGGTGGACAGCGTGCGCAAGACCGTGCTGCTCACCAGCTCGCCATTGAGCTTCGCACAGAAGAATCCCGTGCGCGTGAGCCTGAGCATCGTTGAGATGGACCAGGGCTTCGAGCGGCGCAGCACCCCCCACCTGCCGCTGGCCGTGCTGCTGGAGGGCAAGTTCCGCAGCGCATACTTCGACCGGATCCCCACCGACTTCCGCACCGACAAGGATGTGGCCTTCCGCGAGACCAGTCCGCGCACCGCGCAATTGGTGATCGCTGATGGCGACGTGATCGCCAACCGCGTGGATGCCGCCAAGGGGATGTACTACATGCTGGGCTTCGACCGCTATGCCAACGCCAAGCTCTACGGCAATCGCGAGTTCATTCTCAACGCCATGAACTACCTGCTCGATGATCGCGCGCTCATCAGCATCCGCTCGCGCGCCATCACGCTGCGCCCGCTCAACACCGACCAGGTGGATCAGCGCCGCACCTGGTGGCAGGCCGTAGGCATCGGCGCGCCCCTGGCCATCAGCCTGCTGCTGGGCTTCCTGTACCAGTGGTACCGGCGCAGCGCGAACCTTCGACCCTTGCGTGCAACAGCCCACCGCCGATGA
- a CDS encoding ABC transporter permease subunit: MLALIRKEFRGFLGSLIGHIVIAVFLLLTGLFLWVFPGNLLDSGFADLGPLFFIAPWVFLFLVPAVTMRTFSEERRTGTIEVLLTKPITELQIVLAKYIAAVALIALALAPTLVYVWAADRLSTSVTAVPAGAVQWRSTLHLALTVANAITCLAWLFWRRRTAGWDALGFVVRLLSVLAWGVLFGAVLHWMLFIGGVDAGATWGAYIGLFLLAACFASIGVLASALTDSQIVAFLIAVFLSFLLYMGFDLIATFDLFGGLEGPIKSIGIQAHYQSLGRGVLDLGDVLYHLGVIAIFLLLTRTALQSRTW, from the coding sequence ATGCTCGCGCTCATCCGCAAAGAGTTCCGGGGCTTCCTCGGATCGCTCATCGGCCACATCGTCATCGCGGTCTTCCTCCTGCTCACCGGCCTTTTCCTGTGGGTCTTCCCCGGCAACCTGCTCGATAGCGGCTTCGCTGACCTCGGCCCGCTCTTCTTCATCGCGCCCTGGGTCTTCCTCTTCCTGGTGCCAGCCGTGACCATGCGCACCTTCAGTGAGGAACGGCGCACCGGCACCATCGAGGTGCTGCTCACCAAGCCGATCACGGAACTGCAGATCGTGCTGGCCAAGTACATCGCCGCCGTGGCGCTGATCGCCCTTGCGCTGGCCCCCACGCTGGTTTACGTGTGGGCTGCCGATCGCCTGAGCACGTCCGTGACCGCCGTGCCGGCCGGTGCGGTGCAATGGCGCAGCACCCTGCATCTGGCGCTCACCGTCGCGAATGCGATCACCTGCCTCGCCTGGCTCTTCTGGCGCAGGCGCACGGCGGGATGGGATGCGCTCGGCTTCGTGGTGCGCCTGCTCTCGGTGCTCGCGTGGGGCGTGCTCTTCGGCGCCGTGCTGCACTGGATGCTCTTCATAGGCGGCGTGGATGCCGGTGCCACTTGGGGCGCATACATCGGCCTCTTCCTGCTGGCCGCCTGTTTCGCCAGCATCGGCGTGCTGGCCTCTGCCCTCACCGATAGCCAGATCGTGGCCTTCCTCATCGCCGTCTTCCTCAGCTTCCTCCTCTACATGGGCTTCGACCTGATCGCCACCTTCGATCTGTTCGGCGGGCTCGAAGGCCCCATCAAGTCAATCGGCATACAAGCGCACTACCAGAGCCTCGGCCGCGGCGTGCTCGACCTCGGTGATGTGCTCTACCACTTGGGGGTGATCGCCATCTTCCTATTGCTCACGCGCACGGCGCTTCAAAGCCGGACCTGGTAG
- a CDS encoding NAD(P)-binding domain-containing protein → MEKKIGILGTGMVGKVLASGFLKHGHEVMIATRNPEKVAEWLDRNPSGKIGGHQEVAQWAEVLVLATKGTAALEALALCGSDALAGKVIIDATNPIADAPPDNGVLRFFTTLEDSLMERLQKAHPQARFVKAFNSVGSAFMVDPDFGGLRPTMFICGNDAGAKLEVTALLDAFGWETEDMGGAEGARAIEPLCILWCIPGFARNQWTHAFKLLKKQ, encoded by the coding sequence ATGGAGAAGAAAATCGGCATCCTGGGCACCGGCATGGTAGGCAAGGTGCTCGCCTCGGGCTTCCTGAAGCACGGCCATGAAGTGATGATCGCCACGCGCAACCCTGAGAAGGTGGCCGAATGGCTCGACCGTAATCCTAGCGGCAAGATCGGCGGCCATCAGGAGGTGGCTCAATGGGCCGAGGTGCTCGTATTGGCCACCAAGGGCACAGCCGCTCTGGAAGCGCTCGCCCTATGCGGAAGCGATGCGCTCGCGGGCAAGGTTATCATCGATGCCACCAACCCGATCGCCGACGCCCCGCCCGACAACGGTGTGCTGCGCTTCTTCACCACGCTCGAAGACAGCCTCATGGAGCGTCTGCAGAAGGCGCATCCGCAGGCGCGCTTCGTAAAGGCCTTCAACAGCGTGGGCAGCGCCTTCATGGTGGATCCTGATTTCGGCGGCTTGAGGCCCACCATGTTCATCTGCGGCAACGATGCCGGCGCCAAATTGGAGGTCACCGCGCTCCTGGATGCCTTCGGTTGGGAAACGGAGGATATGGGCGGTGCCGAAGGCGCCCGTGCCATCGAGCCGCTGTGCATCCTCTGGTGCATCCCGGGATTCGCGCGCAACCAATGGACGCACGCGTTCAAGCTGCTGAAGAAGCAATGA
- a CDS encoding OsmC family protein codes for MALHRKASASWSGTGNEGTGSINSTSGALDGIPHSFKTRFENEDGKAGTNPEELIAAAHASCFTMKLSFVLNAAGFTADQLECTATVTMDKVGDGMGVVGIHLDLNGAVPGIEASQFQECAENAKANCPISQLLKSVPITLSAKLG; via the coding sequence ATGGCACTTCATCGAAAAGCCAGCGCTTCCTGGTCCGGAACCGGGAATGAAGGCACCGGAAGCATCAATAGCACCAGCGGCGCCCTTGATGGAATCCCTCACAGCTTCAAGACGCGCTTCGAGAACGAGGACGGCAAGGCCGGCACCAACCCCGAAGAGCTCATTGCCGCCGCGCATGCAAGCTGCTTCACCATGAAACTGAGCTTTGTGTTGAATGCGGCGGGCTTCACCGCCGACCAACTCGAATGCACCGCCACCGTCACCATGGACAAAGTGGGCGATGGCATGGGGGTGGTGGGCATTCACCTTGACCTCAACGGCGCCGTGCCCGGCATCGAGGCCTCGCAGTTCCAGGAATGCGCCGAGAACGCCAAGGCCAATTGCCCCATCAGCCAATTGCTCAAGAGCGTGCCCATCACGCTCAGTGCGAAGCTGGGATAG
- a CDS encoding tetratricopeptide repeat protein, with translation MRNLSILPLLLPLLALAQMPVDSLWTVYRDPKTTPDQRLHALRDLFDNNAIVQQADTFDKYVEVMYALAEQVGDRTLRASAIMNRGVQFNLESDQDRADSCYALADSMNGPRGDRLLRAQLCFNRGLSLSKRGLTAQALDKYAEALTLGETLGNELIIRGVKNNMAGLYAQSGDIAKAAELFTDMLRIAEQAKDSSEMGNLLSNIGACHNMMGETEQARPYFRKAAAIFERTRNGNLPRPYYNLAGTFASVDSDSAFHYNSRALAAAASVGDGAMLMGAYQQRSNMLLTAGMPDSAMACLRKAMDVARSVKNLAMELTVKGTMARMRFDEGNTAQAIALEEEVLSGARTLRNVELQKVAAGNLVNYYRKAGRTDKALEMYELQVTLSDSLEREQNQRELIRQEYKYGYEKEALADSLSFAAETVVQQKEVQKQKLMRNGFMGGFALVAVFAGVFFFQRNRISKEKQRSEELLLNILPEEVAEELKDKGSALPKRIDQATVLFTDFKGFTAYSENLSPEQLVHDLNECFTAFDHIIAKHGMEKIKTIGDAYMAAGGLPTPNTTHATDVIKAAFEMRDFIAEGKARKVAAGLPYFVIRIGIHTGPVVAGIVGVKKFQYDIWGDTVNTASRMESSGDVGQVNISEATYELVKNEPGLMFTSRGKVQAKGKGEMEMYFVSRV, from the coding sequence ATGAGAAACCTGTCCATCCTGCCATTGCTTCTTCCTCTATTGGCTTTGGCTCAGATGCCTGTTGACAGTCTCTGGACGGTCTACCGGGACCCCAAGACCACACCCGACCAACGGCTCCATGCGCTGCGCGACTTGTTCGACAATAACGCCATCGTACAGCAGGCGGACACCTTCGACAAGTACGTGGAAGTGATGTATGCGCTGGCCGAACAGGTCGGGGATCGCACCCTGCGGGCCTCCGCCATCATGAACCGCGGGGTGCAGTTCAACTTGGAGTCGGACCAGGATCGCGCGGATTCCTGTTACGCCCTGGCGGATTCCATGAACGGGCCTCGTGGTGACCGGCTCCTTCGCGCACAGCTTTGCTTCAACCGGGGTCTGAGCCTGTCCAAACGTGGCTTGACCGCGCAGGCCCTCGACAAGTACGCAGAGGCGCTTACCCTGGGAGAGACCCTTGGGAATGAGCTGATCATCCGCGGTGTGAAGAACAACATGGCAGGCCTTTATGCACAGAGCGGTGATATCGCCAAGGCCGCCGAGCTGTTCACGGACATGCTCCGGATCGCAGAGCAAGCGAAGGACAGTTCCGAGATGGGCAATCTGCTTTCGAACATCGGGGCGTGCCACAACATGATGGGGGAAACGGAGCAAGCCCGCCCGTACTTCCGCAAGGCAGCCGCGATCTTCGAGCGCACCCGGAACGGTAACCTGCCACGGCCCTATTACAACCTGGCCGGCACGTTCGCCAGTGTCGATTCGGACTCGGCATTCCACTACAACAGCAGGGCGCTGGCAGCGGCTGCAAGCGTAGGTGATGGTGCCATGCTCATGGGCGCTTATCAGCAGCGCAGCAACATGCTCTTGACGGCGGGCATGCCCGACTCCGCCATGGCGTGCCTGCGGAAGGCGATGGACGTGGCAAGGAGCGTGAAGAACCTGGCTATGGAGCTTACCGTCAAGGGCACCATGGCCCGGATGCGGTTCGACGAGGGCAACACAGCGCAGGCGATCGCCTTGGAAGAGGAGGTGCTCAGCGGAGCGCGCACGCTTCGCAACGTGGAATTGCAGAAGGTAGCAGCGGGCAACCTGGTCAACTACTACCGTAAGGCCGGCCGAACGGACAAGGCGCTGGAGATGTACGAGCTGCAGGTGACCCTCTCAGACAGCCTGGAGCGCGAGCAGAACCAGCGTGAGCTGATCCGCCAGGAGTACAAGTACGGCTACGAGAAAGAGGCTCTTGCGGACAGCCTCTCCTTCGCCGCGGAGACAGTCGTCCAACAGAAGGAGGTGCAGAAGCAGAAATTGATGCGCAACGGCTTCATGGGAGGCTTCGCTTTGGTGGCGGTGTTCGCCGGGGTCTTTTTCTTCCAACGCAATCGCATCAGCAAGGAAAAGCAACGCAGCGAGGAGTTGCTGCTGAACATCCTGCCGGAGGAAGTGGCCGAGGAACTGAAGGACAAAGGGAGCGCCTTGCCGAAACGCATCGACCAGGCCACCGTGCTCTTCACAGATTTCAAGGGCTTCACCGCCTACTCCGAGAACCTGAGCCCCGAACAACTGGTGCACGACCTCAACGAGTGCTTCACGGCCTTCGATCACATCATCGCCAAGCACGGCATGGAGAAGATCAAGACCATCGGCGATGCGTACATGGCCGCGGGCGGGTTGCCCACGCCCAACACCACGCACGCCACGGATGTGATCAAGGCCGCCTTCGAGATGCGCGACTTCATCGCCGAAGGCAAAGCGCGCAAAGTCGCAGCGGGTCTCCCCTACTTCGTGATCCGCATCGGCATCCACACCGGCCCTGTGGTCGCCGGCATCGTGGGTGTGAAGAAGTTCCAGTACGATATCTGGGGCGACACGGTGAACACGGCATCACGGATGGAAAGCAGCGGCGATGTCGGGCAGGTGAACATCAGCGAGGCGACCTATGAACTCGTGAAGAATGAGCCCGGTCTAATGTTCACATCGCGCGGCAAAGTGCAGGCGAAGGGCAAGGGGGAGATGGAGATGTACTTTGTTTCGAGGGTCTGA
- a CDS encoding tetratricopeptide repeat protein yields the protein MRSLVAFVLLLGPVQFANAQTNLDSLYAVWLDESHTDSVRLAAYKVYVLQGFAYSKPDTVEVLVAALHRYAEEHDYPKAAAEGFNIQGNAYLVRGDVPHTLEYFQKALAIRESIGDNLGIAGSLGNIGLTYSLFGYAPLALEYLQKARAMSEEFGYHSIHMNALIAIGQVYTDQQDLPQALEYLEKALVIAEEGGYEGQIATIEGQIANVYGYQGDQTRSLEYNERALAHMEKSGNRVTAAQVLSNMAESYRDQGDFARATEHFEAALAIQRELGLPWGIATSLAGIGTIHLDQGNERLAQPYCEDALFIAKENGIMDIQTRACRCLYRYHQLSGNSTKALEYLERYIVLKDSLLNTENTKKLAQMEMQYTFDKKEAATQAEQEKKDAVAAEEMEKQKLVRNGFMGGFAVVLLFAGVFLTQRNRIGKEKARSEELLLNILPEEVAEELKAKGSAEAVHIDQVTVLFTDFKGFTAMSEVLSPKDLVNDLNLCFSEFDMITSKHGIEKIKTIGDAYMAAGGLPTPNTTHATDVINAALEMRDFIAEGKARKVAAGLPFFEIRVGIHTGPVVAGIVGVKKFQYDIWGDTVNIASRMESSGEVGQVNISEATYALVKDEPGLAFTPRGKVQAKGKGEMEMYFVGRT from the coding sequence ATGCGCAGCCTCGTTGCATTTGTCCTCCTGCTCGGCCCCGTTCAATTCGCGAACGCCCAGACCAACCTCGACTCGCTCTACGCCGTTTGGCTGGATGAAAGCCATACGGATTCCGTTCGGCTCGCTGCCTACAAGGTCTACGTTCTTCAGGGCTTCGCTTACTCCAAGCCGGACACCGTTGAGGTGCTGGTAGCCGCGCTGCACCGCTACGCCGAGGAGCATGACTACCCGAAGGCTGCTGCGGAAGGGTTCAACATTCAAGGCAACGCCTACTTGGTGCGAGGCGACGTCCCGCACACCTTGGAATATTTTCAGAAGGCACTGGCGATCCGGGAATCCATCGGGGACAACCTGGGCATTGCAGGCAGCCTCGGCAATATCGGCCTCACCTATTCGCTGTTTGGTTACGCTCCCCTCGCCTTGGAGTACCTGCAAAAAGCTCGCGCGATGAGTGAGGAGTTCGGTTATCACAGTATCCACATGAACGCATTGATAGCCATTGGACAGGTGTACACGGACCAGCAAGATCTCCCACAAGCCTTGGAATACCTGGAAAAGGCGCTGGTCATTGCTGAAGAGGGCGGCTATGAAGGGCAGATCGCAACAATAGAGGGCCAGATCGCGAATGTCTACGGTTATCAAGGGGACCAGACCCGCAGCCTGGAATACAATGAAAGGGCCCTCGCGCATATGGAAAAAAGCGGGAACAGGGTGACCGCTGCGCAGGTGCTTTCGAATATGGCTGAGTCGTACCGTGATCAAGGTGACTTCGCCCGTGCAACGGAACACTTTGAAGCCGCTCTGGCGATCCAGAGAGAACTGGGATTGCCGTGGGGTATCGCGACCTCTCTGGCCGGTATTGGCACCATTCACCTGGATCAAGGCAACGAACGGCTTGCCCAGCCGTATTGCGAGGATGCCCTTTTCATTGCCAAGGAGAACGGGATCATGGATATCCAGACAAGGGCCTGTAGGTGCCTCTACCGATATCATCAACTATCCGGGAACAGCACCAAGGCACTGGAGTACCTGGAACGGTACATCGTTCTTAAGGACAGCCTGCTCAACACGGAGAACACCAAGAAGCTGGCGCAGATGGAGATGCAGTACACCTTCGACAAGAAGGAGGCCGCGACACAGGCGGAACAGGAGAAAAAGGATGCCGTGGCCGCAGAGGAAATGGAGAAGCAGAAGCTGGTGCGCAACGGCTTCATGGGCGGCTTCGCCGTGGTGCTGCTGTTCGCCGGTGTGTTCCTCACACAGCGCAACCGCATCGGGAAGGAGAAAGCGCGCAGCGAAGAACTCCTGCTGAACATCCTGCCCGAAGAAGTGGCGGAGGAGCTGAAGGCCAAAGGCTCGGCCGAGGCTGTGCACATCGATCAGGTCACCGTGCTCTTCACCGATTTCAAGGGCTTCACGGCGATGAGCGAAGTGCTGAGCCCGAAGGATCTGGTGAACGACCTGAACCTCTGTTTCTCGGAATTCGATATGATCACCTCCAAGCATGGCATCGAGAAGATCAAGACCATCGGCGATGCGTACATGGCCGCTGGTGGTTTGCCCACGCCCAACACCACGCACGCCACCGATGTGATCAATGCGGCATTGGAGATGCGCGACTTCATCGCCGAAGGCAAGGCGCGGAAAGTCGCAGCGGGCCTCCCTTTCTTCGAGATCCGGGTCGGCATACACACCGGCCCGGTGGTGGCCGGCATCGTAGGCGTGAAGAAGTTCCAGTACGACATCTGGGGCGATACGGTGAACATCGCCAGCCGCATGGAGAGCAGCGGCGAAGTGGGGCAGGTGAACATCAGCGAGGCCACCT